A stretch of Flavobacterium sp. N1994 DNA encodes these proteins:
- a CDS encoding porin family protein — protein sequence MKKIILSAFMLVGLAFSAQAQDISKNALGLRLGNNDGFGGEVSYQRGLSKNNRLELDLGWRNSKDVDAFKLVGLYQWVWDIDKGFNWYAGVGAGVGSWRYDKGGISQNGTILLAAGDLGIEYNFQEAPIQLSLDFRPEFYLNNTGSNQFRENSFGPDIALGIRYRF from the coding sequence ATGAAAAAAATCATTTTATCTGCTTTCATGCTAGTGGGATTAGCATTTAGCGCACAGGCTCAAGACATTTCAAAGAACGCATTGGGTTTACGTTTAGGTAACAACGATGGTTTTGGTGGAGAGGTTTCTTACCAAAGAGGATTGTCTAAAAACAATCGTTTAGAATTAGATTTAGGTTGGAGAAACAGTAAAGACGTTGATGCTTTCAAACTAGTTGGTTTATACCAATGGGTTTGGGATATTGATAAAGGTTTTAATTGGTATGCTGGAGTTGGTGCTGGAGTTGGAAGTTGGAGATATGACAAAGGTGGAATAAGCCAAAATGGTACTATTCTTCTTGCTGCTGGAGATCTTGGTATTGAATATAACTTTCAAGAAGCTCCAATTCAATTATCTTTAGATTTTAGACCAGAATTTTATTTAAACAATACTGGTAGTAATCAATTTAGAGAAAATAGTTTCGGTCCAGACATTGCTTTAGGAATTCGTTACCGATTTTAA
- the aroC gene encoding chorismate synthase, which translates to MAGNSYGTLFKLTTFGESHGEALGGIIDGCPAGITLDLSAIQNEMQRRKPGQSSIVTQRKEEDEVQFLSGLFEGKTTGTPIGFIIPNTNQKSDDYSHIKESYRPSHADFVYEKKYGIRDYRGGGRSSARETACRVVAGAIAKQVVSTIKINAFVSSVGTIFIDKPYQDLDFSLIESNAVRCPDLATAEKMENYIKEIRKEGDTVGGTITCVIQNVPIGLGEPVFDKLHAELGKAMLSINAVKGFEYGSGFCGAQMKGSEHNDLYNEDGTTKTNLSGGIQGGISNGMDIYFRVAFKPVATLIQKQEVLTTQNILVEQQGKGRHDPCVVPRAVPIVEAMAALVLADFYLLNKTYQK; encoded by the coding sequence ATGGCTGGTAATAGCTACGGAACACTTTTTAAACTTACCACTTTTGGAGAATCACACGGCGAAGCTTTAGGTGGAATTATTGATGGATGTCCAGCAGGAATAACATTGGATTTAAGTGCTATTCAAAATGAAATGCAACGTAGAAAACCAGGTCAATCTTCCATTGTTACCCAAAGGAAAGAAGAAGATGAAGTGCAATTTCTTTCAGGATTGTTTGAAGGCAAAACGACAGGAACTCCAATAGGATTTATTATTCCCAATACCAATCAGAAGTCGGATGATTATTCCCATATCAAAGAGAGTTATCGTCCAAGTCATGCTGATTTTGTGTATGAAAAAAAATATGGAATTCGGGATTATCGTGGTGGCGGAAGAAGTTCAGCTCGTGAGACGGCTTGTAGAGTTGTTGCTGGTGCTATTGCAAAACAAGTAGTATCAACTATTAAAATCAATGCTTTTGTTTCCTCTGTGGGTACTATTTTTATTGATAAACCCTATCAAGATTTAGATTTTTCTCTAATTGAATCTAATGCAGTCCGCTGTCCCGATTTGGCTACAGCCGAAAAAATGGAAAACTACATTAAAGAAATTCGCAAAGAAGGGGATACCGTTGGAGGGACCATAACTTGTGTAATTCAGAATGTTCCCATTGGTCTAGGAGAACCTGTTTTTGATAAATTGCATGCCGAATTAGGGAAAGCTATGCTTTCTATCAATGCAGTCAAGGGATTTGAATATGGTAGTGGATTTTGCGGAGCCCAAATGAAAGGCAGTGAACACAATGATTTATATAATGAAGATGGTACAACAAAAACTAATCTTTCAGGGGGCATTCAAGGAGGAATATCAAACGGAATGGATATCTATTTCAGAGTGGCCTTTAAACCAGTAGCTACTTTGATTCAGAAACAAGAAGTACTAACTACTCAAAATATTTTGGTTGAACAGCAAGGAAAAGGAAGACATGATCCGTGTGTAGTTCCACGTGCTGTGCCAATAGTGGAAGCCATGGCTGCGCTAGTTTTAGCCGATTTTTATTTACTAAACAAAACATACCAAAAATAA
- a CDS encoding dicarboxylate/amino acid:cation symporter: MSTIETPKKSLFSNLTVQILIAMFLGAILGIFVHNNYSEDVASDFSGYIKMLATIFIRLVQMIISPLVFTTLVVGIAKLGDIKAVGRIGGKALGWFFTASFISLLIGMFWVNTLKPGVGLALGNVDMSTATEVVEKTDGFSAQNFVEHIIPKSIVEAMANNEILQIVIFSIFFGLAAASIGSNAKPVVNALDKTSHIILKMVNYVMKFAPIGVFGAIAGVFAIRDLNDLLLTYAKFFGSFLVGISTLWIVLLLIGYIFLKNNMSKLLKHIVSPLIIAFGTTSSEAVFPKLTEELERFGVKDKIVSFMLPLGYSFNLDGSMMYMTFASIFIAQAYGVPLDFGTQMTMLLVLMLTSKGIAGVPRASLVVVAATCGMFKIPIEGIALILPIDHFCDMFRSATNVLGNALATSVVGKYEKES; the protein is encoded by the coding sequence ATGAGCACTATCGAAACTCCAAAGAAATCCCTTTTTTCTAATCTTACCGTTCAAATACTTATAGCCATGTTTCTGGGAGCAATTCTAGGAATTTTTGTGCATAATAATTATTCAGAAGACGTAGCCAGTGATTTTAGCGGTTACATCAAAATGTTAGCCACTATTTTCATCCGATTGGTTCAAATGATTATTTCTCCATTGGTATTTACTACTTTGGTAGTAGGTATTGCTAAACTTGGTGACATCAAAGCTGTTGGAAGAATAGGAGGTAAGGCATTAGGATGGTTCTTTACGGCCTCTTTTATTTCTCTTTTGATAGGAATGTTTTGGGTCAATACTTTAAAGCCAGGAGTTGGATTAGCATTAGGAAATGTGGACATGTCAACCGCAACAGAAGTTGTTGAAAAGACCGATGGGTTCTCGGCTCAAAATTTTGTTGAACACATTATCCCAAAAAGTATAGTGGAAGCTATGGCTAATAATGAAATATTGCAAATTGTAATTTTCTCTATCTTCTTTGGATTAGCAGCTGCTTCTATAGGTTCCAATGCCAAACCTGTTGTAAATGCTTTAGACAAAACTTCACATATCATTTTAAAGATGGTAAATTATGTGATGAAGTTTGCTCCAATTGGAGTTTTCGGAGCCATAGCAGGTGTGTTTGCTATTCGTGATTTGAATGATTTGTTACTTACTTATGCGAAGTTTTTCGGTTCTTTTTTAGTTGGAATTTCAACTTTATGGATAGTATTGTTGTTAATCGGTTATATTTTTCTAAAGAACAATATGTCTAAATTACTAAAACATATTGTTAGTCCATTAATAATTGCATTTGGCACTACTAGTTCTGAAGCAGTCTTCCCAAAATTGACAGAAGAATTGGAACGTTTTGGTGTGAAAGATAAAATAGTATCTTTCATGTTGCCTTTAGGCTATTCTTTTAATCTTGATGGGAGTATGATGTACATGACTTTTGCCAGTATTTTTATTGCTCAAGCTTATGGAGTTCCTTTAGATTTTGGTACTCAAATGACTATGCTTTTGGTTCTAATGCTTACTAGCAAAGGAATAGCAGGTGTTCCAAGAGCTAGTTTGGTAGTGGTCGCAGCGACTTGTGGGATGTTCAAAATACCTATAGAAGGTATTGCTTTAATACTTCCAATTGACCATTTTTGCGATATGTTTAGAAGTGCAACCAACGTTTTAGGAAATGCTTTGGCAACATCTGTAGTTGGAAAATATGAAAAAGAGAGTTAA
- a CDS encoding T9SS-dependent choice-of-anchor J family protein — translation MKKLLLLFSIVIGFSYTGNSQVVFSENWDGQGPGIAGWTLYNVDGLTPNAGVSFVNNAWISTAQEFDNNVAMSTSWYTPAGDSNDWLVSPSIVLPAGTNTLYWDGLAFDPTYPDSYKVYVSTAGNAVTDFTLEEIDINPESATGWVRHSIDLSAYSGQTIYLAFQNYSSDMFLLALDNISIVNNNTCTAPTRDVTNGVTLTSALVSWSDEGASSYDLAIGTAGFTPSTPTNTSTTNSYTFTGLTPNTRYQVYVRSGCGSAWVGPYSVFTAKALPYAYGFDTTGGYAQDGWEGTWSTSTTAANAQAGPQYVFSNSSTTAATNRSVFVRPISLSAGEQVTVSFYHRESTATANRSLRLRVYPPGATTPTVIWTGTALQTTAYTQVTAPTYTATTAGTYYFEFNDFTGISTAATTMRLDTVNMTSVLGTNDFLSSKFSVFPNPTTNVINFSNDQNAVVSSVEMTDLNGRVVKSLKVNATEGQISVGDLATGMYMMKITTDQGVAVKKIVRQ, via the coding sequence ATGAAAAAATTATTACTTTTATTCTCAATTGTTATTGGTTTTTCTTACACTGGTAACTCTCAAGTTGTTTTTAGCGAAAATTGGGATGGTCAAGGGCCTGGAATTGCTGGTTGGACATTGTACAATGTTGATGGGCTAACTCCAAACGCAGGTGTGTCTTTTGTTAACAATGCTTGGATAAGTACTGCTCAGGAGTTTGACAATAATGTTGCTATGAGTACTTCTTGGTATACCCCAGCAGGTGATTCTAATGACTGGTTAGTTTCTCCATCTATTGTTTTGCCAGCAGGAACTAACACTCTGTATTGGGATGGTCTAGCTTTTGATCCAACTTATCCTGATTCTTATAAAGTTTATGTATCAACTGCAGGAAATGCTGTTACTGATTTTACTTTAGAGGAAATAGATATTAACCCTGAAAGCGCTACAGGATGGGTAAGACATTCTATTGATTTGAGTGCTTATTCTGGTCAAACAATTTATCTTGCTTTCCAAAACTATTCTAGTGATATGTTTTTATTGGCATTGGATAATATTAGTATTGTAAACAATAATACATGTACGGCTCCAACAAGAGACGTAACTAATGGAGTAACTTTAACCTCAGCTCTTGTATCTTGGTCTGATGAAGGAGCTTCAAGTTATGATTTAGCCATAGGAACTGCTGGATTTACACCATCAACTCCTACAAACACTTCTACTACAAATTCATATACTTTTACAGGTTTAACGCCTAATACACGTTATCAGGTTTATGTAAGAAGTGGATGTGGTTCTGCATGGGTAGGTCCTTATTCAGTATTTACAGCTAAAGCATTACCATATGCTTATGGATTTGATACAACTGGTGGTTATGCTCAAGATGGATGGGAAGGTACATGGTCTACATCTACAACAGCCGCTAATGCTCAAGCAGGTCCTCAATATGTTTTTTCTAATAGTTCAACAACTGCAGCTACAAACAGATCGGTTTTCGTAAGACCTATTTCTTTGTCAGCTGGTGAGCAAGTAACTGTAAGTTTTTACCACAGAGAAAGTACTGCAACTGCAAACCGTTCATTGAGATTAAGAGTTTATCCTCCAGGGGCAACAACACCAACAGTAATTTGGACAGGAACTGCTTTACAAACAACAGCTTATACACAAGTTACGGCTCCTACTTATACAGCTACCACTGCAGGAACTTATTATTTTGAGTTTAATGATTTTACTGGTATTTCAACTGCGGCTACTACAATGAGATTGGATACAGTTAATATGACTTCAGTTTTAGGAACGAATGATTTCTTATCATCTAAATTCTCTGTTTTCCCTAACCCTACAACTAATGTTATCAACTTCTCTAACGATCAGAATGCTGTAGTTAGTTCTGTTGAAATGACTGACTTGAATGGAAGAGTAGTTAAATCTTTAAAAGTTAATGCTACTGAAGGTCAAATTTCAGTTGGTGATTTAGCAACTGGAATGTACATGATGAAAATCACTACTGACCAAGGAGTTGCTGTTAAGAAAATTGTTAGACAATAA
- a CDS encoding thiol-disulfide oxidoreductase DCC family protein has translation MIDLPIDKKIILFDGVCNLCNSSVQLVIKHDKKDTFRFVSLQSELGQKIINHLGISDVNIDSIILYIPKSEYYYKSEAAFKIIKELNGFYNYLSVFSILPKSTLNYIYDIVAKNRYKWFGKKESCMIPTLELKSKFLQ, from the coding sequence ATCATTGACTTACCAATAGACAAAAAGATTATCCTATTTGATGGGGTATGTAATCTTTGCAACTCTTCTGTTCAATTAGTCATTAAACACGACAAAAAAGATACTTTCCGATTTGTGTCTCTTCAATCTGAATTAGGTCAGAAGATTATAAATCACTTAGGGATTTCAGATGTAAACATTGACAGTATTATTTTGTACATTCCAAAAAGTGAGTATTACTATAAATCAGAGGCTGCTTTTAAAATTATTAAAGAATTAAATGGCTTTTATAACTATTTATCTGTTTTTTCAATTTTACCAAAATCTACCCTAAACTATATTTATGATATTGTTGCCAAAAACCGCTATAAATGGTTTGGTAAAAAAGAAAGTTGTATGATACCAACCCTAGAACTAAAATCTAAATTTTTGCAATAA
- a CDS encoding endonuclease MutS2, giving the protein MISITDKTLQDLEFNTVLQTISDRCNTEIGKQKGLEIVPFKDKEALMDALLQTSEYLSSFSNNNAIPNHGFDNLTNDLKFLAIEDSFLEVSSFRKIATLSETVNVLLLFFKKFHDYYPKLNEKALQVEYTKYIIQKIDEVVDKYGEIKDNASPDLINIRRDMNLVRGKVNQSFGQALSQYNGLGYLDEIKESIVDNRRVLAVMAMYRRKVKGSILGSSKTGSIAYIEPEATLRYSRELSNLEYEEREEITRILKKLSNDIRPFLELLRQYQDFLSDIDVVAAKAKYARKINGVLPTITTEKQLYFREAFHPILYLNNLEKKETTFPQTIELNPESRIIVISGPNAGGKTISLKTVGLLQLMLQCGILIPVHERSKTFLFDRILTDIGDNQSIENHLSTYSYRLKNMNYFLKKCNAKTLFLIDEFGTGSDPELGGALAEIFLEEFYHREAFGIITTHYSNLKILANELPFASNANMLFDEKSLEPMYKLILGQAGSSFTFEVAQKNGIPFGLINRAKKKIEGGKVRFDKTIATLQKERSKLEKTSLNLKEEETKAREEGKKMESINSKIQEKLERYQELYDANQRLIYMGQKVDDIAEKYFNNKDKKVLIGEFLKMVEIENSKRKKATVKEKVAKEIIKKIVTQEVEAKVEEIRVAKKEKKIKALKLEAEKPKVTLKAGDRVRMIDGKSIGTIDKIEKNKAIVNYGVFTSKVSIEELEYVQAK; this is encoded by the coding sequence ATGATATCCATTACCGATAAAACATTACAAGACTTAGAATTCAACACCGTTTTGCAAACCATTTCAGACCGATGCAATACTGAAATAGGCAAACAAAAAGGGCTTGAGATAGTTCCCTTCAAAGACAAGGAAGCTCTGATGGATGCCTTGCTGCAAACATCGGAATACCTCTCCTCTTTTTCTAATAACAATGCCATTCCCAACCACGGTTTTGATAATCTTACGAATGATTTAAAGTTCTTAGCCATCGAAGATAGCTTTCTTGAAGTAAGTAGTTTCAGAAAAATAGCTACGCTCTCTGAAACGGTAAATGTGCTGTTGCTTTTCTTTAAAAAATTCCATGACTATTACCCAAAACTAAACGAGAAAGCCCTTCAAGTAGAATACACCAAATACATCATTCAGAAAATTGACGAGGTAGTTGATAAATACGGAGAAATAAAAGACAATGCGTCCCCAGATTTAATCAATATTCGTAGAGATATGAACTTGGTTCGTGGTAAAGTCAATCAAAGTTTCGGACAAGCATTAAGTCAGTATAATGGTTTAGGATATCTAGATGAAATCAAAGAAAGTATCGTTGATAATCGAAGAGTATTAGCTGTTATGGCGATGTACCGTCGTAAAGTAAAAGGTTCAATTTTAGGTAGTTCCAAAACAGGAAGCATTGCTTATATTGAACCCGAAGCAACCCTACGGTATTCAAGAGAACTAAGTAATCTAGAATACGAAGAAAGAGAAGAAATAACACGAATATTAAAGAAGTTATCCAATGATATTCGCCCTTTTTTAGAGCTTTTAAGACAATACCAAGATTTCTTAAGTGACATTGATGTTGTTGCCGCTAAAGCAAAATATGCTAGAAAAATAAATGGCGTTTTACCAACTATAACTACCGAGAAACAATTGTATTTCAGGGAAGCTTTCCATCCTATTTTATATTTAAACAATTTAGAGAAAAAGGAAACCACCTTTCCACAAACCATAGAACTCAATCCTGAAAGCCGAATTATTGTAATTTCTGGTCCAAATGCTGGAGGGAAAACCATATCCTTAAAAACAGTAGGTTTACTTCAATTAATGCTACAATGTGGCATATTAATCCCCGTTCACGAACGAAGCAAAACGTTCTTATTTGATAGAATCTTAACAGATATTGGTGATAACCAATCGATAGAAAATCACTTAAGCACATATAGTTATCGCTTGAAGAACATGAATTACTTCCTCAAAAAATGCAATGCTAAGACCTTATTCTTAATTGATGAATTTGGAACAGGTTCTGACCCCGAATTAGGAGGTGCTTTAGCCGAGATATTCTTAGAAGAATTCTACCACAGAGAAGCCTTCGGGATCATTACCACCCATTATTCCAATTTAAAAATCTTAGCTAACGAATTGCCGTTTGCTAGTAATGCCAATATGCTTTTTGATGAAAAGTCTTTGGAACCAATGTATAAATTAATTCTAGGGCAAGCAGGAAGTTCCTTCACTTTTGAAGTGGCTCAGAAAAATGGCATTCCCTTCGGATTAATCAACAGGGCCAAAAAGAAAATAGAAGGCGGCAAAGTACGTTTTGACAAAACCATCGCCACACTTCAAAAAGAGCGTTCCAAACTAGAAAAAACTTCTCTAAATCTAAAAGAAGAAGAAACTAAAGCACGGGAAGAAGGCAAAAAAATGGAAAGCATCAATTCGAAAATTCAAGAGAAGCTAGAACGCTATCAAGAATTGTATGATGCCAACCAACGTCTTATTTACATGGGACAAAAAGTAGATGATATTGCAGAGAAGTACTTTAACAATAAAGACAAAAAAGTACTAATTGGTGAATTCTTAAAGATGGTGGAAATAGAAAATTCCAAACGCAAAAAAGCTACGGTAAAAGAAAAAGTAGCCAAAGAAATTATTAAGAAAATAGTAACTCAAGAAGTAGAAGCCAAAGTAGAAGAAATTCGTGTAGCCAAAAAAGAAAAGAAAATCAAAGCGCTAAAGCTAGAAGCAGAAAAACCAAAAGTGACTTTAAAAGCTGGTGATCGAGTTCGAATGATTGATGGAAAATCAATAGGAACTATTGATAAAATTGAAAAGAATAAGGCTATAGTAAATTACGGTGTATTCACTTCAAAAGTAAGCATTGAAGAGCTTGAATACGTTCAAGCGAAATAA
- a CDS encoding uracil-DNA glycosylase — protein MFIKINPSWQKVLSTEFEKPYFESLISFVKNEYATKRCFPKGSEIFAAFDHCPFDKVKVVIIGQDPYHGLGQANGLCFSVNDGIAFPPSLINIFKEIQSDLMIPFLLSGNLERWADQGVLLLNATLTVRESEAGSHQNKGWETFTDAVIQKLSDEKEHVVFLLWGGFAKKKGAKIDRNKHYVLETGHPSPLSANRGLWFGNKHFSKTNFYLEGLGKEAIKW, from the coding sequence ATGTTTATCAAAATAAATCCTTCTTGGCAAAAGGTACTTTCTACTGAGTTTGAAAAGCCCTACTTTGAATCGTTGATTTCCTTTGTTAAAAACGAATATGCTACTAAACGATGCTTTCCAAAGGGAAGTGAAATCTTTGCGGCTTTCGACCATTGTCCGTTTGATAAGGTTAAGGTAGTCATTATTGGTCAAGACCCTTATCATGGTTTAGGACAGGCTAATGGATTGTGTTTTTCTGTTAATGATGGTATTGCTTTTCCTCCTTCGCTTATTAATATTTTCAAAGAGATTCAATCGGATTTGATGATTCCGTTTCTGCTATCAGGAAATTTGGAGCGTTGGGCTGACCAAGGCGTTTTGTTGCTCAATGCTACTTTGACGGTTAGAGAAAGTGAAGCAGGGAGTCATCAAAATAAGGGATGGGAAACGTTTACAGATGCTGTTATTCAGAAGCTATCGGATGAGAAGGAACACGTTGTGTTTTTGCTTTGGGGAGGTTTCGCTAAAAAGAAAGGCGCCAAAATTGACCGAAATAAACATTATGTCTTAGAGACTGGACATCCCTCTCCATTGAGTGCCAATAGAGGATTGTGGTTTGGAAATAAACATTTTAGTAAAACTAATTTTTACTTAGAAGGTTTAGGAAAAGAAGCTATAAAATGGTAA
- a CDS encoding DUF3575 domain-containing protein: MKKLFSLLLLLSLASQAQENTVLANKKNEFRVDVLSAIVYTKASLSYERFFGKDWSTGFNVNFSNSTKLNDDFDNGYRNNVPKFEFNPYLRYALSKSKSRYYFAEVFGSYNGGDYKEIVRITDMALPDYYTTKKSKYTDFGLGGSLGYKMYFHNSIALEFIVGFGKNLIDRNKSPDVISRVGLNLGYRF; this comes from the coding sequence ATGAAGAAATTATTTAGTCTATTACTCCTTCTATCTCTAGCCTCACAAGCGCAAGAGAATACCGTACTTGCTAATAAAAAGAATGAATTCCGTGTGGATGTTTTGTCTGCCATAGTCTACACCAAAGCCAGTTTGAGTTACGAACGTTTTTTTGGGAAAGACTGGTCAACCGGTTTCAATGTGAATTTTTCGAATAGTACCAAACTAAACGATGATTTTGACAACGGATACCGAAACAACGTTCCTAAATTCGAATTCAATCCTTATTTAAGATACGCTTTGTCTAAAAGTAAATCAAGATACTATTTTGCCGAAGTTTTTGGTTCTTACAATGGGGGTGATTACAAAGAAATAGTCCGAATAACAGATATGGCATTGCCGGATTACTACACTACAAAAAAATCAAAATATACTGATTTTGGATTAGGCGGAAGTTTAGGTTACAAAATGTATTTCCATAATTCTATTGCACTAGAATTCATAGTAGGTTTTGGTAAAAACTTAATAGACAGAAACAAAAGTCCTGATGTGATTTCAAGAGTAGGGCTTAATTTGGGATACCGATTTTAA
- a CDS encoding transglutaminase has product MIKLRHLTYQQLKEIFRIKSPWDLIIIFVLNILITIPIFIIAHHNFITLDWAHHIDRILLFLVILVAIQLILRALRRVTLISVILYLFMLIYGSLSGKYGFQSIFEDYRSMIYSMNDDPYPQDIIITKLLPFPNKSKILDAVEYQNPKIRDFAIMAINKHFKNVKGYNEDWTIIQSFAIFKEINSRWNYVSDPKGHDYIAKATESVKYLSGDCDDHSVFMAACIKSIGGTTRLIHTKGHIYPELLIGTKKDLERFNYAIKKVLFPIESKGKTINYHIDERGNIWLNLDYTATYPGGPFMNEEILGALTLE; this is encoded by the coding sequence ATGATCAAACTAAGACATCTTACTTATCAACAACTGAAAGAAATATTCAGGATAAAAAGTCCGTGGGATTTGATTATCATTTTTGTACTAAATATTCTGATTACTATTCCCATTTTTATCATTGCGCACCACAATTTCATTACTTTAGATTGGGCACATCATATTGATAGAATCTTACTATTCCTTGTAATACTTGTTGCTATTCAATTAATATTAAGAGCTTTAAGGAGGGTTACTTTAATTTCAGTTATACTATATCTCTTCATGCTCATTTACGGAAGTTTATCAGGCAAATATGGTTTTCAAAGTATTTTCGAAGATTATCGTTCGATGATATACTCTATGAATGATGACCCTTATCCACAAGATATTATCATTACTAAACTATTGCCATTTCCCAATAAATCTAAAATTTTAGATGCTGTCGAATATCAAAATCCTAAAATTAGAGATTTCGCCATCATGGCTATCAACAAGCATTTTAAAAATGTGAAAGGGTATAATGAGGATTGGACTATCATACAATCGTTTGCGATTTTTAAAGAAATCAATAGTAGATGGAATTATGTCAGTGACCCAAAGGGCCATGATTATATTGCCAAAGCTACTGAATCGGTTAAATATCTTTCGGGAGATTGCGACGATCATTCTGTTTTCATGGCAGCTTGCATCAAATCTATTGGAGGAACTACAAGGCTAATCCATACCAAAGGACATATTTATCCTGAATTATTAATTGGGACCAAAAAAGATTTGGAGCGTTTTAACTATGCCATCAAAAAAGTACTATTTCCTATAGAAAGTAAAGGTAAAACCATCAATTATCATATTGATGAACGAGGTAACATCTGGCTTAACCTGGACTACACCGCAACATATCCTGGCGGCCCCTTCATGAACGAAGAAATCCTAGGAGCTCTAACCTTAGAATAA
- a CDS encoding substrate-binding domain-containing protein → MKNIKIAGVPEHFNLPWQLCIENGEFETMGIDLQWTDIPEGTGKMCQMLRDGDTDIAVILTEGIVKDIVSGNDCSIVQVYVESPLIWGIHVDAKSEYKTLSDLEHTKVAISRYGSGSHLMAYVNAQNQHWNTETLQFEIVNTIDGAVEALTNGTADYFMWERFMTKPLVDKGIFRRVADCPTPWPCFVIAVRNEFLETNKQSVALILETINNTTAEFKDIPSIDRTLASKYNQKLEDIQEWLSLTKWSQKPLEEKVLNKIQNQLFDLKIIDKKGTFAEIVKAV, encoded by the coding sequence ATGAAAAACATAAAAATAGCTGGCGTCCCTGAACATTTCAACTTGCCTTGGCAATTGTGCATTGAAAATGGTGAGTTCGAGACCATGGGTATTGATTTGCAATGGACGGATATTCCGGAAGGCACTGGTAAAATGTGTCAAATGCTACGAGATGGCGATACTGATATTGCCGTTATCTTGACCGAAGGAATAGTAAAAGATATTGTCTCAGGAAACGATTGTTCCATTGTGCAAGTATATGTTGAAAGCCCCTTGATATGGGGAATTCATGTTGATGCAAAATCGGAATATAAAACGCTTTCTGATTTAGAGCATACCAAAGTAGCCATCTCTCGTTATGGTTCAGGTTCCCATTTAATGGCTTATGTTAATGCCCAAAATCAACATTGGAATACCGAAACACTCCAATTTGAAATCGTAAATACCATTGATGGTGCTGTAGAAGCTCTAACCAACGGAACTGCTGATTATTTTATGTGGGAGCGCTTTATGACCAAACCTTTAGTAGACAAGGGTATCTTTCGTCGTGTTGCCGATTGCCCAACGCCTTGGCCCTGCTTTGTAATTGCGGTAAGAAATGAATTCTTGGAAACCAACAAACAATCGGTTGCCTTGATTTTAGAAACCATAAACAACACTACTGCTGAATTTAAAGATATTCCAAGTATTGACAGAACTTTAGCATCCAAATACAACCAGAAACTAGAAGATATCCAGGAATGGCTATCCCTTACCAAATGGTCCCAAAAACCATTAGAAGAAAAAGTGTTAAACAAAATTCAAAATCAATTATTTGACCTTAAAATAATAGATAAAAAAGGTACTTTTGCTGAAATAGTAAAAGCAGTTTAG